From Actinomyces sp. oral taxon 171 str. F0337, one genomic window encodes:
- a CDS encoding NAD-dependent protein deacylase, with translation MDHQDSQWGLLSQWITQSQRIVFFGGAGVSTESGIPDFRGARGFYHQDREIPLEQVLSIDFFTEHPQAYWEWFAQENAREGVAPNAAHRFMAGLERAGKLSTVITQNIDGLHQRAGSERVLELHGSWSRLTCTGCGERFTLDDVDDARSGEVPRCPGCSSVLRPDIVFYGEMLDSAVMEGAARAISEADLLIVAGTSLVVYPAAGLIDYYTGEHLVLMNATPTPYDFRADLIIREPVGQVFQELERRSRQP, from the coding sequence ATGGACCACCAGGACAGCCAGTGGGGCCTGCTCAGTCAGTGGATCACGCAGTCGCAGCGCATCGTCTTCTTCGGCGGCGCCGGGGTCTCCACCGAGTCGGGGATCCCTGACTTCCGGGGCGCCAGGGGCTTCTACCACCAGGACCGGGAGATCCCCTTGGAGCAGGTCCTGTCCATCGACTTCTTCACCGAGCACCCGCAGGCCTACTGGGAGTGGTTCGCCCAGGAGAACGCCCGCGAGGGCGTGGCCCCCAACGCGGCGCACAGGTTCATGGCCGGCCTCGAGAGGGCCGGGAAGCTGTCTACCGTGATCACGCAGAACATCGACGGCCTCCACCAGCGGGCCGGCTCCGAGCGGGTCCTCGAGCTGCACGGCAGCTGGTCGCGTCTGACCTGCACCGGCTGCGGTGAGCGCTTCACCCTGGACGACGTCGACGACGCCCGCTCCGGCGAGGTCCCCCGCTGCCCCGGGTGCTCCTCGGTGCTGCGCCCGGACATCGTGTTCTACGGGGAGATGCTGGACAGCGCCGTCATGGAGGGGGCCGCACGGGCCATCTCGGAGGCGGACCTGCTGATCGTGGCCGGCACGAGCCTGGTCGTCTACCCGGCGGCGGGCCTCATCGACTACTACACCGGTGAGCACTTGGTCCTCATGAACGCGACTCCCACGCCGTATGACTTCCGCGCCGACCTCATCATCCGTGAGCCGGTCGGTCAGGTCTTCCAGGAGCTGGAGCGCAGGAGCCGGCAGCCCTAA
- a CDS encoding DUF3107 domain-containing protein yields the protein MQVTIGIKHASRELSLETSDSQEKVLAAVANAETKAVTLTDDKGRKVFVPAGSLAYIELGEAEPRRVGFGI from the coding sequence ATGCAGGTCACGATCGGAATCAAGCACGCCAGCCGCGAGCTCTCCCTGGAGACCTCCGACTCTCAGGAGAAGGTGCTGGCCGCCGTGGCCAATGCCGAGACCAAGGCCGTCACTCTTACTGATGACAAGGGTCGTAAGGTCTTCGTCCCAGCCGGTTCCCTGGCCTACATCGAGCTCGGCGAGGCCGAGCCCCGCAGGGTCGGCTTCGGCATTTGA